The genomic interval GAATCAGCGCGTGAGAAGATGGCGTTCGCCAAGGGCTTTGTTGAAGCCTGCCGCGTCGCCACGGATCAGATGGGGAAGGATCTCAAACTGTCGACGGTGAAAGAAGAGCAGATTCCTGCTGTACCGACGCCGACGGAGACAAAGCCGGCTATTCCAATTGCAACCGGTGCGCCGGTCTACGACCTGCGCGGGGTTGCCTGCCCAATGAACTATGTGAAGACCAAGCTGAAGCTCGAAATGATGGACGCGGGGGACAAGCTGGAAGTCTGGTTGGATGCGGGAGAGCCGATCAAGAACGTGCCCATGAGCCTCAAGAATGACGGGCACAAAGTCTTGATCCAAGAGGAGCTGGAACCGGAAGCCTCGCACTATCGCATTCTGGTTGAGAAGGTCGAGGGCTAGCGTGGGGAATTCTGATTTTAAGGCGATCAGCGACTCGTTCGAGGCGAAGCAACCACAAGATATGTTGGCCTACGCCATTGAAAAGTACCAGCCGAAGATTGTGTTGGCCTGCAGTTTTGGAGCCGAAGATGTGGTCCTCGTCGATATGGTGCATCGTATCAATCCCGCGGTGCCGTTGTTCTATCTCGATACTGATTTCTTGTTCCCCGAAACCTATGCGACGAGAGAGCGAGTGATCGAACAGTACGAGCTCCGGCCGGCACAAGTCATCCAAGTGAAGTCGCTGCTGACTCCGCAGCAACAAGCGGAATCCTACGGTGAGGAGCTGTGGACACGTGAACCCGATCGGTGTTGCCACCTTCGGAAAGTTGAACCACTGACCCGTGTCCTTAGGGGGTACAGTGCATGGATCACTGGTATCAGGCGCGACCAAGCCCCATCAAGAGTGAATGCCGGGTTGATCGAGTGGGATCAGAAATTCGAGTTAGTGAAAATCAATCCGTTGGCTCGATGGACATCGGCCGATGTCTGGACCTACATCAAGGTCTACGAAGTCCCCTACAATCCGCTGCATGATCAGAATTACCCCAGCATCGGCTGTACCTACTGTACTGCCCCTGTGGCGCCTGGCGACGACCCGCGGGCCGGGCGCTGGAAGAATTTTGCCAAGACAGAGTGCGGGCTCCACAGGTCGTAACATGGCATTTCACGAGATTCTCGCAAAAATTGCCAAGGGTCCCAAAGCGTCTAAAGACCTTACATGGGACGAGTGTAAGCAAGCGATGAAGGCCTTAGTCGAGGGTGAAGCAAGCCCGGCCCAAGTCGGGGCTTTCCTCATCGCCATGCGATTCAAGATGGAGTCCGTCACGGAGTTGGCAGGGCTGACCGCTGCCGCTCGACAATATGTGCCACCACTTGCTGTCTCACGGGAGTTGGCGTTGGTGGATGTGCCGACGTATGCGGGGAAGCAGGACACGTTTCATGCAATCGTCGCGGCCTCGATCGTGGCGGCAGCCGCTGGGGCAGCAGTCCTGATGCATGGCTATGATGGTATTCCTGGGCGGCCTGGCGCGGCTGGGGTATTAAAGGCTTTGGGGGTTCGAGTAGATGCTGAACCCAAGCAGGTTGCCGAAGAGATGAACCGAAGCGGCTTCGCCTACCTGGACATCGGACTCTACCACCCGCCGGTCTATCGTTTTCTAGAAATGCGTCAGACGATAGGCGTCAGGAACGTGTTTCACCCGATCGCCAGATTGCTGAATCCGGCTCGGGCGAAGGTGCAAGTGGTGGGGTTGTCGCATCCGCCTCATTTTGAAAAGACCGCTGAAGCCCTACGGATCCTCGGATGTCCCCATGCGCTGGTTGTGCGTGGGGTCGAGGGTGATCCGGAGTTGTCGGCTTCAATGGCGACCAGGGTATTGGAATTGCGCGATGAACGGATTACCCCGATCGGTGTGGCGCCCAAGGATTTCGGCTTGGCATTCGCCCCATCCCGGGAGATGGCAGGATTTCCGCCGGATCAGCGAGAGAAGGAGGCGGATCTCCTTCGCCGAATCCTCCAGAATCGAGTACAGGGCGGTCAAAAGGATTGGGTGGTGATGAATGCCGCGATGTTACTGTACGCCGTCGGGAAGGGCGTGTCGCTTGCGGCTTGTTTCCCGGCGGCTCGCGCTGCGATTGATGGCGGCGCGGCGGCTCGTAAGCTTGAGGATCTCGTCAGGCAGTCGGTGGCGGCCTAGGACAAGAATCGGAAAGAACAGACGTTATGAAACACCTTCGTCAACTGGAAGATCAAAGTGTGTATATCCTTCGAGAGGCGTACAAGCATTTCAGCAATCTCGCCATGCTCTGGTCTATGGGCAAGGATTCCACCGTGCTGCTGTGGCTCGCCCGCAAGGCGTTCTTCGGCCATGTGCCGTTCCCGTTGCTCCATGTCGACACCAGCTACAAGATTCCGGCGATGATCGAGTATCGCGACCGACTTGCACGTGAATGGCGATTAGATTTGGTCGTTGGCCAAAATAAAGAAGCGTTGGCAACCGGCATGAACCATACGATGGGTCGGGTCGTCTGTTGTACGGCGCTGAAGACGAACGGCCTCAAGCAACTGTTGGAGAATAAGGGCTATACCGGGGTGATTCTTGGGGTCCGTGCTGATGAAGAAGGGACGAGGGCCAAGGAGCGGTATTTCTCGCCAAGGGATAAACATGGCGATTGGGATTTCCGCGATCAGCCGCCCGAACTCTGGGATCAGTACAAAACCACGTTCCCGCCGGGCACTCACATTCGCATTCATCCGCTCCTGGATTGGACAGAAATCAACATTTGGGAATACATCAAACTCGAAAGTATTCCCTTCATTGATCTCTATCTCGACAAAGGCGATGGCACACGCTACCGCAGCCTTGGCTGTGCGCCCTGCACGACCCCGATCAAGTCGACGGCCAAGACGGTGGATGACATTATCGACGAGTTACGGCATACGACGGTGGCCGAACGCTCAGGTCGAGCACAGGACGAAGGACGAGGAATGGAGCTGCTGCGAAAAGATGGATACATGTGAACCGCATGCTGAAATAAGCATCCAGCTTCGTTCTCGGTCGCTCGGCTCCGTCAACGTACTCATCTCGTACGCCTCCGGACCCTCGCTCCCTGCGGCCTTGCTGAACGATCATTTTGAGCAATCGGTGAAGGAGTGTCAGGAGTCATGACGACGCAATCAACCAAGCCATCAGAAAATCTCAATATCGTGATCGTTGGTCATGTGGATCATGGCAAGTCCACACTGTTGGGTCGACTCTATGCCGATACCGGGTCGCTCCCTGATGGGAAGCTGGAAAAAGTACAGGCCATCTGCAAGCAGCAAGGGAAAGAGTTTGAATTCGCGTTTCTCTTTGACGCGTTTCTTGAAGAACAGGAGCAGGGGATTACGATCGACACGGCCCGTACATTTTTCATGTGGAAGGGGCGGCAGTACATCATCATCGATGCCCCCGGACACAAGGAGTTCCTGAAGAACATGATTTCCGGTGCCGCGCGCGCCGAGGCAGCCTTGCTGCTGATCGATGCCCTGGAAGGTGTGAAGGAGCAGTCAAAGAAGCACGGATATCTCTTATCACTGCTCGGCGTGCGGCAATTTGCGGTGGTCGTGAATAAGATGGATCTGGTCGGCTATCGGCAGGATGTATTCGACGGAATCGAAAAGGAGTATCGGGAATTCTTGGGTCAGTTCAAAGCCGTGCCGTCTCAGTTCATCCCAGTGAGTGCCAAGCTCGGCGACAACATCGCCAATCGCAGTGGACAGATGTCCTGGTACAGCGGTCCCACGGTCTTGGATACACTCAGCGCGTTCCGGAAAGAGACAGCTCGTTCGGAGCAGCCCCTTCGACTGCCCGTGCAGGATGTCTATAAGTTCGATGCCCGTCGTATCATCACCGGGCGTATTGCTGCAGGACGTCTCAAGGTCGGTGATCACCTGGTCTTTTCGCCCTCGAACAAGCGCGCGAATATCAGGACGGTCGAGGCGTTCAATATCGAGCCGCAGCCGACTGAGGGCCAGGCCGGTCAATCCATCGGCATCACGCTCGATGAGCAGATTTTTGTGGAGCGGGGTGAGATCGCGTCGCATCAAGAAAGCCTGCCAAGCGTCTCGACTGCCTTTCGAGCCAACTTGTTCTGGCTCGGGAAGAGGCCGCTGGAAAAGGGCCGAAAGTATCTGTTGCGCGTCGCCACCAAGGAGGTGGATTGCGAGGTGGCGTCGATCCACCGAATCATCGACACGATGGATCTGGCTCAGCAGCAGGGCAGTAGCAGTGTCGGCAAGAACCAAGTGGCCGAACTGACCTTGCGCACGAAAGCTCCGGTTGCTTTCGATCTATCAGCGTCGTTCGAAGCGACAGGACGGTTTGTCCTGGTCGACGAGTACGATATCGCGGGTGGGGGGATCGTCACGGAACTGGTGCATGATGATCAGGAATTTCTCCGCGAAGAAGCCAGACGGCGTGATTTTGCGTGGGTGAAGGGTGAAGTCACCGTCGAGGATCGTGCACAGCAATACGGCCATCGAGCGGCGATCGTCTTGATTACCGGCGGCCGACATACTGGCAAATCGTTCTTGGCCAGAAAACTCGAAGGACGCCTCGTGGCGGATGGGCGCCATGCCTATCTCTTGGACGGAGAAAATCTGCGCCGAGGGCTGGATGCGGATCTCAGCGAAGAAGAGCGGGGGCAGACCACAGAGATGGCACGGCGCTACGGTGAAGTGGCGCGTCTGCTCATGGATACCGGTCTGATTGTCGTCTCGACTACGAACCCCTTCGGACTGGCTTATCGAGAAGCCTCAGAGGCCATTAGGACCCTCGTCCATCCCGCGCCGGTTATCGCGGTGCACATGAGCAAGGCCGCAGAGGAGCTTCCACCAAATACGGATGTGGTTTTTGTTGGCCCCACAGATTTTGACGCTGCCACTGCACGCATTCTCGACGAATTAAAGCGTCGTGGTGTTTTAGCCCAGGCCATCGGGGCCAAGCCGGTCTTTCAGTATTCCATCTAGAGCAGCGGCAACCGACGTAATCGAACACGTTGACCGTCGAGTCGTGTCGATTCTGACATTGCTTCCCGTATGAGTAAGACGGCAGAAGAGTCACTGCCGAATACTGCCGTTGTTCTTTCAGGCTCGGTACAGATTTCGACACAGCCACGGTGCGTCTTGTTGAGGAATTGAAATACCTGGAGGAACCGGTGCAAGGTGCCCAATGCCAACGTGGGAATGCCGTTGGCATCATCACCGAGCTGCGTGAAACAAGACGTACCTCCAGTCCAAAGCTTTGTGGGGTAGAGCCAGAACGTGAATGTCTCGCCTTTCAGACAATGGTGCGAGGCTGACCCCTTGACGGTTTTCCCTAATACCACTATTCTGCTGTGGCATGCTCCCTTGCTCTCCTTAAGCGAAGGTGACTGTCATGCAGGGTAAAGACCTGTTCTTGGTACTCCTCGGGGTATTCATCCTTAGTGTGACGTTCTTCTTCTGTGGTAAAGGGGCGGTGACGTCACCGCCTCCGGTTGCATTGCAGAACCCCTCTGAGACTCATCCACCGACCCCGAACATCATTGAGCCGCCATCATCACCAGTGCCGCCGGTATCTGCGGCGGCTGCGTTGAAAAAGAAGATCGATGCACTGCTGGTCGGAAATGCGATTGCATTCCGACTCAACAGCGCGATCCTTCTGCCTGAGGGGAAAACTGTGTTGAATAACGTGGCCGCGATTTTACAGGAAGACCCAACCGTGGCCTTTGAGGTCGGTGGCCATACGGACAACGTTGGACCGGAGCAATCGAATTGGGTGCTCTCGGAACAGCGTGCCAAGGCCGTCGTCGAGTATCTGATCTCGCAAGGAATTGCAGCCGAACGGCTGGCTCACAAAGGGTACGGAGCGTCGCGACCGATCGCTGAGAGTGCCACCGATGAAGGGCGCTGGCAAAACCGAAGAATCGAGTTTTCCATCGGAGCCAAGGGAGAACAGCCATGATGTCTGCGCACTGGACATGTTGGCTTGGGACGGTAGTGGGAGCTGGGTGCCTCGGGTGGGGGATCAAGGGCCTGGTGCTGGGACCGGTGATAGATGACAAGCGTCTAGAGGTGGAACGCCTCACGAGTAAGGTTGCCATGCTCACCAAGCTCACGAATCAGCCGCCGGAGGTTCGAACGGTTGAGAAGCGGGTTGAGGTGCCGGTCGAACGGGTGGTGGTGAAACGTGTTGAAGTGCCGGTCGAGAAGATCATTGAGAAGGTGGTGGAAGTGCCGATTGAAAAGGCCGTTGATCGGCCGATCGACAATCCGGAGCACCTGGCGCGGATCAAAGCGTTGGAAGGTGAGGTCGGCATGATTGCGGGGCTGCTTACGCAAATCGCTCAGCTCCAAACTACTGCTTCTCAAACTGGGGGGAGGGGTATTGAGGGGCGAGTACTGGTGCCTGTCGATAATCAGGAGCAGCTGGACCGGATCAAAGCATTAGAAGGCGAGGTAGCCGTCATCGACGATCTTCGTGTGCAGATTGCCGAGCTTCAAGCCGCGTCTGTGCAGGCCGGTAATAAGGTCGTCGAGAAGCGAGTCGAATCTCCCTCCGAACAGAGTGAGAAGGTGTTGATCGATAATCCGGAGCATCTAGCACGGATCCAGACACTAGAGGCTGAGGTGGCTGAGATTGACGTTCTTCGTGTCCAGATTGCTGAGCTTCGGGCCTTGTCCGTTCGAGCTGGGGGAAAGGGTGTCGAGGCGCGGATTGAGGCTGCCGTTGAGAAGGATGTGAGGGTGCCGGTTGACAACTCAGAGTACCTGGCACGGATCAAGGAGTTAGAAGGTGAGGTGGCCGGGATTGCCGAGCTTCGTGCGAAGATTGCTGAGCTCTGGAAGTCGTCTGTGCAGACGAGCGAGAAAGGCGTCGAGACGCAGGGGGAGCCTTCCATTGAAGAGAGTAGGGAGTTGCCGGTTATCCAGGTGGATGAACACAAGGAGGGGCTAGACCATGCCGGGGCGGTAGAGTCGGAAGAGGGATCAGCGGACAACGAGTCGCCCGATGATCTGAAACAGATCCGGGGGATCGGGCAGGCATTAGAACGGTTCCTGCACAAACGCGGCGTCTTCTGGTTCAAGCAGATGGCGACCTGGAGCGAGGCGGACATCGACAAATTTGAGTTTCTCCTGCCCAACTTTTCGGGGCGTATCCAACGAGAAAACTGGGTACGCAGTGCGCAGGTCGAACACTACAAGAAGTATCAGCAGTGGCTGGGTGAGGGCGAGCCGCCCAATGAGAGTCCTGATCTTCCTGCACAGATCTCTCAACTCCAGGCCACGCCTTCACAGGCCGGGGAGAAGGGCGTCGAAAAGCGGATCGAGACTCTCACTGGAAAGGATAGTGATGTACGGGTTGTCCAGGTGAGTGAATGCAGAAGGGGCCTAGATCATGCCGGGGCGGTAGAGTCGGAAGAGGGATCAGCGGACACCGAGTCGCCCGATGATCTGAAACAGATCCGGGGGGTCGGGCAGGCATTAGAACGGTTCCTGCACAAACGCGGCGTCTTCTGGTTCAAGCAGGTGGCGACCTGGAGCGAGGCGGACATCGACAAATTTGAGTTTCTCCTGCCCAACTTTTCGGGGCGTATCCAACGAGAAAACTGGGTACGCAGTGCGCAGGTCGAACACTACAAGAAGTATCAGCAGTGGCTTGGCAACGGCGAGCCTCCGCGTGCGAGCCTCGAGTTTCCCGTGAAGAAGAGTGATGCGCTCCAAGCCACATCTTTACAGCCTGAGGAGCAAGTCGTCGAGGGACGGGTCGAAACTTCTGCTGTATCGAATGAGGAGGTGCGGATCGAGAGGACGAATGGTCTGTTGGAGGAGGAACAAGCGAGTAATGAGTCACCTGACGACCTGAAGCATATCCGCGGGGTCGGGCCGGCGTTAGAACGGTTTCTTCACAAACGGGGCGTTTTCTGGTTCAGTCAGGTGGCGACCTGGAACCAGGCGGACATCGACAAGTTCGAATTTCTCCTCCCCAACTTCGGGGGCCGTATCCAACGAGAAAACTGGGTGCGCAGTGCGCAGGTTGAGTACTACAAGAAGTATCAGCAGTGGCTTGGCGAGGGCGAACCCCCGCGTGAGAGCCTCGATCTTTCTATGCAGATTGCAGAATCCGAAACTGCGTCTTCACAGGCCAAGGAACAGGTCGCCGAGGAATGTATTGAGACTCCCGCCGAAACTCAGAGAGAGACATCAATCAACAGGGTGAGTGAACCTACGGTAGACCTCAACCGTGCTGGTGCTGTTAAGCAGTTGGATCAGTGACAAGCCGGCAGAGTATCGCTCGATGATTTGAAACACATCCGCAGGGTCGGGCCGGCGTTAGAACGGTTTCTTCACAAACGGGGCGTTTTCTGGTTCAGTCAGGTGGCGACCTGGAACCAGGCGGACATCGACAAATTCGAGTTCCTTCTCCCCAACTTTGGCGGGCGCATCCAACGGGAAAACTGGGTGTACAGCGCGCAGGTAGAGTACTACAGGAAGTATCAGCAGTGGCTCGGTGACGGCGAGCCCCCAAGTACCACGCCGGAGATGCACTAGCAGTCCCACCTGTCGGTCTCCTCACCGAGGGAGTCACGTGAAGTTGGTTCGTACAGCAGTTCCACACGTCGGTTGATAATAATCAGACGTTTCAGCAGACTCCACCGTGGCTGGACTCGTCGAACGTATCACAGTCAACCTCAAGCAATGTGGTGGACGCTCCCGTGTTCGGGGGATGCGTATCCGCGTCGACGACGTATTGGATTTGCTCGCCGCCGGCCTCTCACAACAACAAGTCCTTGAAGAATTACCTGATCTCGAGGCTGAAGATATTTCAGCCTGCCGGAAGTTCGCCAGCAGTCGGCTCAATCATCCCATTCTTGCTGCGTGAAGATCAGAGGGATTCGAGCGAGTGCTCATAATTTGAGTGTGCAGGATAAAGGGCGTCTACACGTCCAATGTGTGTCATGGCTACGTTGCCTCGTCACACTGCCGGTCGGTCGGTTTGACTCCCCGAAAACCCTTGTGATAGCGTAAGATTCCTGTGTGTGAGAGATTCGAAACGCTGTCACAACCACTTAATCAAGGTGGTGAGGAGTTTGTATGAAATTCGTCTGTCTGAACTGTGAAACCTATATGAGTCTCGAGAAGGTCGAGAAACCGCAGGAAGGTTCCCTCGGTGTCTTCTTTGCCTGCCCGTCGTGCAACGCGAAGTTCTCGATGGTGACGAACGCCGGCGAGACGAACATGATGAATTCCCTCGGCCTGAAGCTCGGCGCGAAGGCTGAGCCGGCGGCTTCCATGGAAGGGTTGCAGAGTCTGGCAGGAAATGGCCAAGGGGCTCCCGCTCCAAAGCCCAGTTCTGCAGAGCCAGCGGTCGCTGCTACGGCGGCTTCGCCGGCGAAGGCTCCTGAGAAAGCGAGTGGCTGTCCATTCTCCGCGATGGTAGCGGAAATGGGCCTGACCAACTCCGGTAAGCCTGCGAACGGTGGGCCCTCTGAGTTCACCTGGACGTCTGATGCGAAGGAGAAACTGGATCGGTTGCCTGCGTTCGTGAAGCCGATGGTGCAAGCGAGTGTCGAGGGCTATGCACGCAAGCAGGGCTTTAAGAGCATCACGTTGCAGGTCATGGATGACTCCAAGAATTATTCCCCTGAAGGTATGACCTGGTCACGCGAAGCCGAACAGCGGTTGGAGAACATCCCTGATTTCATCCGTCCCATGGCCCGCAAAGAAGTGGAGCGGATGGCCAAGGAACGTGGGTTGGCGACCATCACGGCACAGGTGATGGATGATGCCAAAGACAAGTTTATGAAGTTTATGTAAGCACGGTCTCGTTCTCTTGGGAAGCGAAAGGCCTATCCGGCCATCTGGGTGGGCCTTTCCCCTATGCGCGGTCACTCGGTCGACGGTTCGATGGCATGAAGTGGTGGGCTGCTCTGCTATCTGTTCTGGTACTGGTGAGTACACCGTCTTTCTTGGGTGCCGACGTGCGCACCCAACTCTCTTCTGAACATCATCCGATCCTCGCTCCAGCAGAGCAGCGCCACGAAACCCATCGTGACGCTGGTGGTGGCAGTTGGGAGGGATCAGACCAAGGGATCGCCTATTCCGAGTTCAATCATAGATTCGCCGGGTTGTTCGTCCTGCTGTTTGGCCTGGCGGAGTTAGGGCATGCGCTGCGGTACCAGTTGCCTGTCTGGACCCGTCTGGTGCTGCCAGGTGCGCTTGGAGTCCTCGGGACCTATTTACTGATTTGGAGCGACCATGAGGCCTGGCCGATCGGGTCGCTCAGCTTTATCCAAACCTTCTCCGGACAAGATCCAGAGATCATTCAACATAAATTCTATGGGGTGTTTAGTGCGACTGCCGCAGTCAGTGAGACGATTCGCCGTATCGGGTTGGCACGGCACCCGGCTTGGGCTGTCCCCCTGGTGTTTCTCGGCCTCGCAGGAGCCGTGCTCCTCTTTGTCCACTCCCATGGGAACCATCCAGCGAATCACACTATCGAATTACACCATGCTCTTCTCGGCACGGTCAGTATCGGCGCAGCGATTTCAAGTGCCATGGTCGCATGGGTTTCCGGCACCTCGGCGCAGACGATGAAACGCTGGGAAGCGGCATGGGCTGGATGTGTCATTGTCATCGGAATTCAACTGCTTTTGTATTTTGAATGACCACCATGTGGTGTAGCCATATGTAGTGGTCCTCTCCTCTGCCCAACCTCCCGCCGCGTGTGGATTCTGAATAGCGACTGTTCGTCCTTCCTCAGAGATCTGTGCGATTTGACACCTTTCCGAAGCCTGTGCTACCTGTAGCCGTTCACAAGTCATTCGTGCTCTATCATAGATCTCTAACCGGCCTTGAGCGCATGGCTGGATAGAGGAGGACACACATGGGTGGACATAGTCATTGGGCTACGATCAAGCGGCACAAAGGGGCTCAGGACGCCAAGCGTGGAAAGATTTTTACCCGAATTATTCGTGAGGTGACGATCGCCGCCCGTTCGGGGGGGGATCCGGATGGGAATCCACGGCTTCGCCTGGCCATCGCCAAGGCGAAAGAAGCCAACATGCCCGGTGATACCTTGAAGAAAGCGATTCAGCGTGGTACAGGGGAGCTGCCCGGCGTGACCTATGAAGAGTTTTCGCTGGAAGGCTATGGGCCTGGAGGAACAGCGCTTCTCCTGGACATTACGAGCGATAATCGGAATCGGACCGTTGCGGAGATCCGGAGTCTGTTGACCAAGAATCATGGCAACATGGCTGAGGCTGGTGCCGTCGCCTGGCAGTTTCACAAGAAAGGGCTCCTGACGATCGAACCGGGGAAAATTGATGAGGATACGTTGTTGTCCTTGGCCTTAGATGCCGGAGCAGAAGACGTGAAAACCGGTGAGAAAGCGATCGAGATCATCACCGGGCCGCAAGAATTTGAAGCCGTCAAAAAAACGCTGGCCGACGCGAAAATTGAGACCACACTGGCGGAAGTCACATATGTTCCGCAGAATACCATTCGATTGGAAGAAAAGGCCGCCGAGCAGATGCTGAAGCTCATGGAAATCTTGGACGAGCATGACGACGTGCAAAAGGTTCATGCCAACTTCGATATTCCGGATGACGTCATGGAGAAAGTGGCCGCGACGGCGGCAGGCTGATTCTCCAGGAATGCTCATATGGTCCTTGTCCTCGGATAGCAAGATGAGATGATCGCCTTTCTCACGGGGCGGTTGGCCGTCAAAGCGCCTACCCATCTGACGATTGATGTGCAGGGGGTCGGGTACGAAGTTCATATCCCCCTCAGTACCTATTATTCGCTTCCGAACCTCGACGACAATACGGCGCTGCACATCCACACGCATCTGCGGGAGGATGCGATCCAGCTGTTCGGCTTTTTCTCGAAGAACGAGAAAGAGGCGTTTTTGCTGTTGACCAGCGTCTCCGGAATCGGACCCAAGCTGGCACTCAGCGTGCTGTCGAGTTTATCGGTCACAGACTTGGTTCATGCGATTCAGACTACGGATGTCGAGAAGCTGGAGACGGTGCCAGGAATCGGCAAGAAGTCGGCCGGTCGTCTTGCACTTGAGCTCAAAGACAAGGTCGGCAAGATCCAAGGTATCCACCCCCATTCGGCCGCAGCAGAACCTGCGGAATTCGATAATCTCTTCGAGGA from Nitrospira sp. carries:
- a CDS encoding phosphoadenylyl-sulfate reductase codes for the protein MRRSRASVGNSDFKAISDSFEAKQPQDMLAYAIEKYQPKIVLACSFGAEDVVLVDMVHRINPAVPLFYLDTDFLFPETYATRERVIEQYELRPAQVIQVKSLLTPQQQAESYGEELWTREPDRCCHLRKVEPLTRVLRGYSAWITGIRRDQAPSRVNAGLIEWDQKFELVKINPLARWTSADVWTYIKVYEVPYNPLHDQNYPSIGCTYCTAPVAPGDDPRAGRWKNFAKTECGLHRS
- a CDS encoding YebC/PmpR family DNA-binding transcriptional regulator, which produces MGGHSHWATIKRHKGAQDAKRGKIFTRIIREVTIAARSGGDPDGNPRLRLAIAKAKEANMPGDTLKKAIQRGTGELPGVTYEEFSLEGYGPGGTALLLDITSDNRNRTVAEIRSLLTKNHGNMAEAGAVAWQFHKKGLLTIEPGKIDEDTLLSLALDAGAEDVKTGEKAIEIITGPQEFEAVKKTLADAKIETTLAEVTYVPQNTIRLEEKAAEQMLKLMEILDEHDDVQKVHANFDIPDDVMEKVAATAAG
- a CDS encoding OmpA family protein, with translation MQGKDLFLVLLGVFILSVTFFFCGKGAVTSPPPVALQNPSETHPPTPNIIEPPSSPVPPVSAAAALKKKIDALLVGNAIAFRLNSAILLPEGKTVLNNVAAILQEDPTVAFEVGGHTDNVGPEQSNWVLSEQRAKAVVEYLISQGIAAERLAHKGYGASRPIAESATDEGRWQNRRIEFSIGAKGEQP
- a CDS encoding DUF433 domain-containing protein, which encodes MAGLVERITVNLKQCGGRSRVRGMRIRVDDVLDLLAAGLSQQQVLEELPDLEAEDISACRKFASSRLNHPILAA
- a CDS encoding adenylyl-sulfate kinase, whose translation is MTTQSTKPSENLNIVIVGHVDHGKSTLLGRLYADTGSLPDGKLEKVQAICKQQGKEFEFAFLFDAFLEEQEQGITIDTARTFFMWKGRQYIIIDAPGHKEFLKNMISGAARAEAALLLIDALEGVKEQSKKHGYLLSLLGVRQFAVVVNKMDLVGYRQDVFDGIEKEYREFLGQFKAVPSQFIPVSAKLGDNIANRSGQMSWYSGPTVLDTLSAFRKETARSEQPLRLPVQDVYKFDARRIITGRIAAGRLKVGDHLVFSPSNKRANIRTVEAFNIEPQPTEGQAGQSIGITLDEQIFVERGEIASHQESLPSVSTAFRANLFWLGKRPLEKGRKYLLRVATKEVDCEVASIHRIIDTMDLAQQQGSSSVGKNQVAELTLRTKAPVAFDLSASFEATGRFVLVDEYDIAGGGIVTELVHDDQEFLREEARRRDFAWVKGEVTVEDRAQQYGHRAAIVLITGGRHTGKSFLARKLEGRLVADGRHAYLLDGENLRRGLDADLSEEERGQTTEMARRYGEVARLLMDTGLIVVSTTNPFGLAYREASEAIRTLVHPAPVIAVHMSKAAEELPPNTDVVFVGPTDFDAATARILDELKRRGVLAQAIGAKPVFQYSI
- a CDS encoding PCP reductase family protein, with amino-acid sequence MKFVCLNCETYMSLEKVEKPQEGSLGVFFACPSCNAKFSMVTNAGETNMMNSLGLKLGAKAEPAASMEGLQSLAGNGQGAPAPKPSSAEPAVAATAASPAKAPEKASGCPFSAMVAEMGLTNSGKPANGGPSEFTWTSDAKEKLDRLPAFVKPMVQASVEGYARKQGFKSITLQVMDDSKNYSPEGMTWSREAEQRLENIPDFIRPMARKEVERMAKERGLATITAQVMDDAKDKFMKFM
- the ruvA gene encoding Holliday junction branch migration protein RuvA, which gives rise to MIAFLTGRLAVKAPTHLTIDVQGVGYEVHIPLSTYYSLPNLDDNTALHIHTHLREDAIQLFGFFSKNEKEAFLLLTSVSGIGPKLALSVLSSLSVTDLVHAIQTTDVEKLETVPGIGKKSAGRLALELKDKVGKIQGIHPHSAAAEPAEFDNLFEDALSALVHLGYRAQDAKEALKRVTKAASGSLALKELIREGLKELARG
- a CDS encoding sulfate adenylyltransferase subunit 2; this translates as MKHLRQLEDQSVYILREAYKHFSNLAMLWSMGKDSTVLLWLARKAFFGHVPFPLLHVDTSYKIPAMIEYRDRLAREWRLDLVVGQNKEALATGMNHTMGRVVCCTALKTNGLKQLLENKGYTGVILGVRADEEGTRAKERYFSPRDKHGDWDFRDQPPELWDQYKTTFPPGTHIRIHPLLDWTEINIWEYIKLESIPFIDLYLDKGDGTRYRSLGCAPCTTPIKSTAKTVDDIIDELRHTTVAERSGRAQDEGRGMELLRKDGYM
- the trpD gene encoding anthranilate phosphoribosyltransferase produces the protein MAFHEILAKIAKGPKASKDLTWDECKQAMKALVEGEASPAQVGAFLIAMRFKMESVTELAGLTAAARQYVPPLAVSRELALVDVPTYAGKQDTFHAIVAASIVAAAAGAAVLMHGYDGIPGRPGAAGVLKALGVRVDAEPKQVAEEMNRSGFAYLDIGLYHPPVYRFLEMRQTIGVRNVFHPIARLLNPARAKVQVVGLSHPPHFEKTAEALRILGCPHALVVRGVEGDPELSASMATRVLELRDERITPIGVAPKDFGLAFAPSREMAGFPPDQREKEADLLRRILQNRVQGGQKDWVVMNAAMLLYAVGKGVSLAACFPAARAAIDGGAAARKLEDLVRQSVAA